A single window of Pectobacterium parmentieri DNA harbors:
- a CDS encoding GNAT family N-acetyltransferase, with amino-acid sequence MQLLSMNMIESVTPTDFPALAALWESSVRATHTFLGEEDIHFFRPRILNDYLPALNVWVIRANEREIKGFIGLSDDTIEMLFVAPHWSGSGVGSELVTFVLTHFPITKVDVNEQNERARKFYEKMGFIAKHRSAQDSYGKPFPIIHMEQQTFS; translated from the coding sequence ATGCAATTATTATCCATGAACATGATCGAGTCAGTCACGCCAACAGACTTTCCCGCATTAGCCGCGCTCTGGGAGTCATCCGTTCGCGCCACACATACTTTTCTCGGTGAAGAGGATATCCATTTTTTTCGTCCGCGCATTCTGAACGATTATCTACCCGCATTGAATGTGTGGGTTATACGAGCAAATGAACGTGAAATAAAGGGCTTTATCGGTCTCTCGGACGACACTATCGAGATGCTATTTGTAGCGCCTCACTGGAGCGGTAGTGGCGTTGGTAGTGAACTGGTAACGTTCGTGCTCACACACTTTCCGATAACAAAAGTTGATGTTAACGAGCAAAATGAAAGAGCCAGAAAATTTTACGAAAAAATGGGATTTATCGCCAAGCACCGTTCGGCGCAAGATTCCTATGGCAAGCCTTTTCCCATTATTCACATGGAACAACAAACTTTCTCATAA
- the ihfA gene encoding integration host factor subunit alpha, whose amino-acid sequence MALTKAEMSEYLFEKLGLSKRDAKDLVELFFEEVRRALENGEQVKLSGFGNFDLRDKNQRPGRNPKTGEDIPITARRVVTFRPGQKLKSRVENASPKE is encoded by the coding sequence ATGGCGCTTACTAAAGCTGAAATGTCAGAATACCTGTTTGAGAAGCTCGGGCTGAGCAAACGGGATGCCAAAGACCTGGTCGAGCTATTTTTTGAAGAAGTTCGTCGTGCTTTGGAAAATGGCGAGCAGGTCAAGTTGTCAGGTTTTGGCAATTTTGATTTGCGAGACAAGAACCAACGTCCTGGACGTAACCCAAAAACTGGCGAAGATATTCCGATTACGGCGCGCCGCGTGGTCACGTTCCGCCCGGGGCAAAAGCTGAAAAGCAGGGTAGAGAACGCCTCTCCCAAAGAGTAA
- the pheT gene encoding phenylalanine--tRNA ligase subunit beta translates to MKFSELWLREWVNPAVDSETLSEQITMAGLEVDGVEPVAGAFHGVVVGEVVECGQHPNADKLRVTKVNVGGDRLLDIVCGAPNCRHGLKVAVATVGAVLPGDFKIKAAKLRGEPSEGMLCSFSELGISDDHDGIIELPADAPIGTDIRDYLKLDDNAIEISVTPNRADCLGIIGVARDVAVLNQLTLNEPTIEPVAATIQDTFPIRVDAPQACPRYLGRVVKGINVKAATPLWMREKLRRCGIRSIDPVVDVTNYVLLELGQPMHAFDLDRLNGGIIVRMAEEGETLTLLDGNEAKLNADTLVIADQQNALAMGGIFGGEHSGVNDETQNVLLECAYFNPLSITGRARRHGLHTDASHRYERGVDPALQHNAIERATRLLIDICGGDAGPVVDVTSKADLPTRATITLRREKLDRLIGHVIADEQVIDILRRLGCNVAKIDAGWQATAPSWRFDMEIEEDLVEEVARIYGYNNIPNIPTQAPLIMTAHREASLSLKRVKTLLVDHGYQEAITYSFVDPKIQGLIHPDEASLSLPSPISAEMSVMRLSLWSGLLSAAVYNQNRQQSRLRLFESGLRFVPDTSADLGIRQDLMLAGVMTGTRYEEHWDLARQAVDFYDLKGDLEAVLALTGKFSEVEFRAENNPALHPGQSAAIYLCGERIGFIGVIHPELERKLDLNGRTVVFELLWDKVADRVLPDANEISRFPANRRDIAVVVAENVPAGDILAECKKVGANQLVGVNLFDVYRGKGVAEGYKSLAISLTLQDTTRTLAEEEIAATVAECVAALKQRFQASLRD, encoded by the coding sequence ATGAAATTCAGTGAACTCTGGTTACGCGAGTGGGTAAACCCGGCGGTCGATAGCGAAACGCTATCCGAACAAATCACGATGGCTGGCCTGGAAGTGGATGGCGTTGAACCTGTTGCTGGCGCATTCCACGGTGTGGTTGTCGGTGAAGTGGTTGAATGTGGGCAGCACCCGAATGCAGATAAACTGCGTGTGACAAAAGTGAATGTTGGTGGCGATCGCCTGCTGGACATCGTTTGCGGTGCGCCGAACTGCCGTCATGGTCTGAAAGTAGCGGTGGCGACGGTAGGTGCCGTGTTGCCAGGCGACTTCAAAATCAAAGCCGCCAAACTGCGTGGCGAACCATCTGAAGGCATGCTGTGCTCATTTTCCGAATTGGGCATTTCCGACGATCACGATGGCATCATTGAACTGCCAGCAGATGCACCGATCGGTACGGATATTCGTGACTATTTGAAGTTAGATGATAACGCGATTGAAATCAGCGTGACGCCAAACCGTGCGGATTGCTTAGGCATTATCGGCGTGGCGCGTGACGTGGCGGTGTTGAACCAACTGACGTTGAATGAACCGACTATTGAGCCGGTTGCCGCGACAATTCAGGATACCTTCCCGATTCGGGTTGATGCGCCGCAGGCATGTCCACGTTATTTAGGCCGTGTAGTGAAAGGTATCAACGTTAAGGCAGCAACGCCGCTGTGGATGCGTGAAAAACTGCGCCGTTGCGGCATTCGCTCTATCGATCCCGTGGTTGATGTGACCAACTATGTTCTGCTGGAACTTGGCCAGCCGATGCACGCATTCGATCTTGACCGTCTCAACGGCGGCATTATCGTGCGTATGGCAGAAGAGGGCGAAACGCTGACGCTGTTGGATGGTAACGAAGCGAAGCTGAACGCTGATACGCTGGTTATTGCTGACCAACAGAATGCGCTGGCGATGGGTGGCATCTTTGGCGGCGAGCATTCTGGCGTTAACGACGAAACACAAAACGTTCTGCTGGAATGTGCCTATTTCAACCCGCTGTCGATTACCGGACGCGCACGTCGCCACGGTTTGCACACCGATGCTTCTCACCGTTACGAGCGTGGCGTGGATCCAGCGTTGCAACATAACGCTATTGAGCGCGCGACGCGCCTGTTGATTGACATTTGTGGCGGTGACGCCGGTCCGGTAGTGGATGTCACCAGCAAAGCTGATTTGCCGACACGTGCAACAATTACGCTGCGTCGTGAGAAGCTGGATCGTCTGATTGGTCATGTAATTGCCGATGAGCAGGTGATCGATATCCTGCGACGTCTGGGCTGTAACGTAGCGAAAATTGACGCAGGCTGGCAGGCGACGGCTCCGAGTTGGCGCTTCGACATGGAAATTGAAGAAGATCTGGTTGAAGAAGTCGCGCGTATTTACGGCTACAACAACATTCCGAATATTCCTACTCAGGCTCCGTTGATCATGACCGCGCATCGCGAAGCGTCATTGTCATTGAAGCGTGTGAAGACATTATTAGTCGATCACGGTTATCAGGAAGCAATTACTTACAGTTTTGTTGACCCGAAAATTCAAGGATTAATCCACCCTGATGAAGCCTCACTGAGCCTGCCGAGCCCGATTTCAGCAGAGATGTCAGTGATGCGTTTATCGCTGTGGAGCGGCTTGTTGAGCGCTGCTGTGTATAACCAAAATCGCCAGCAAAGCCGTCTGCGCCTGTTTGAAAGCGGCCTGCGTTTTGTGCCGGACACCAGTGCTGACCTGGGCATTCGTCAGGATCTGATGCTAGCGGGTGTGATGACTGGCACGCGTTATGAAGAGCATTGGGATCTGGCGCGTCAGGCCGTTGACTTCTATGATTTAAAAGGTGATTTGGAAGCGGTACTGGCATTGACGGGCAAATTCTCTGAGGTTGAATTCAGGGCTGAAAATAATCCGGCATTGCATCCGGGGCAAAGTGCTGCTATTTATCTGTGCGGAGAACGCATTGGATTTATTGGCGTTATTCACCCAGAACTGGAGCGCAAGTTGGATCTTAACGGGCGCACCGTTGTGTTCGAATTGTTGTGGGATAAGGTCGCAGACCGCGTATTGCCTGATGCGAACGAAATTTCCCGTTTCCCAGCGAACCGTCGTGATATTGCCGTTGTGGTAGCCGAAAATGTCCCTGCGGGTGATATTTTGGCCGAGTGTAAGAAAGTTGGCGCAAATCAGTTAGTTGGCGTAAACTTATTCGATGTGTACCGAGGGAAGGGCGTAGCGGAAGGTTATAAGAGTCTGGCTATCAGCCTGACCCTGCAAGATACCACGCGTACACTGGCAGAAGAGGAAATTGCCGCTACCGTTGCTGAGTGCGTAGCAGCATTAAAACAGCGATTCCAAGCATCCTTGAGGGATTGA
- the pheS gene encoding phenylalanine--tRNA ligase subunit alpha: protein MPHLAELVAKARTAIEEAQDVAALENVRVEYLGKKGHLTLQMTSLRELPAEERPAAGAVINQAKQDVQDALNARKQVLESAELNARLAQETIDVSLPGRTIENGGLHPVTRTIDRIETFFGELGFSVVTGPEIEDDYHNFDALNIPGHHPARADHDTFWFDATRLLRTQTSGVQIRTMEKQQPPIRIIAPGRVYRNDYDQTHTPMFHQMEGLIVDKDISFTNLKGTLHDFLRNFFEEDLQVRFRPSYFPFTEPSAEVDVMGKNGKWLEVLGCGMVHPNVLRNVGIDPEVYSGFAFGMGMERLTMLRYGVTDLRAFFENDLRFLKQFK, encoded by the coding sequence ATGCCACATCTCGCAGAACTGGTTGCCAAAGCCAGAACAGCTATAGAAGAGGCCCAGGATGTTGCCGCACTGGAAAATGTGCGTGTCGAATATCTGGGTAAAAAAGGTCACTTAACCCTTCAGATGACCTCGCTGCGCGAGTTGCCGGCTGAAGAACGCCCTGCTGCTGGTGCCGTTATTAACCAGGCTAAGCAAGACGTCCAGGACGCGCTGAATGCCCGTAAGCAAGTGCTGGAGTCCGCTGAGTTAAATGCGCGTCTGGCGCAAGAAACCATCGATGTGTCCTTACCGGGTCGCACTATTGAGAATGGTGGTCTGCATCCTGTAACACGGACTATCGATCGCATCGAAACCTTTTTCGGCGAGCTGGGTTTTTCGGTGGTTACCGGGCCAGAAATCGAAGACGATTACCACAACTTTGATGCGTTAAATATTCCAGGGCATCACCCCGCACGTGCTGACCACGACACGTTCTGGTTCGATGCTACGCGTCTGCTGCGTACACAGACTTCAGGTGTTCAGATCCGTACCATGGAAAAGCAGCAACCGCCTATCCGTATCATCGCGCCGGGCCGCGTTTATCGTAACGATTACGATCAGACCCACACGCCGATGTTTCATCAGATGGAAGGGTTGATCGTCGATAAAGACATCAGCTTCACCAATCTGAAGGGCACGCTGCATGATTTCCTGCGTAATTTCTTTGAGGAAGATTTGCAGGTTCGTTTCCGCCCGTCTTATTTCCCGTTTACCGAGCCGTCCGCAGAAGTGGATGTCATGGGTAAAAACGGAAAATGGCTAGAAGTGTTGGGTTGCGGCATGGTGCATCCGAACGTCCTGCGTAATGTTGGCATCGATCCCGAAGTGTATTCCGGTTTCGCATTTGGTATGGGTATGGAGCGTCTAACGATGCTGCGCTATGGCGTGACCGATCTGCGTGCGTTCTTCGAAAACGATCTGCGTTTCCTCAAACAGTTTAAGTAA
- the pheM gene encoding pheST operon leader peptide PheM gives MNAAIFRFFFYFSA, from the coding sequence ATGAACGCTGCTATTTTCCGTTTCTTTTTTTACTTTAGCGCCTGA